A single window of Leeuwenhoekiella sp. MAR_2009_132 DNA harbors:
- a CDS encoding IS1096 element passenger TnpR family protein, with protein MIYRFRIILDTEEDIFRDIEIEQSATFEDLHNSITQSFGFDGTEMASFYVSDDEWTQGEEIALFDMSDAEIPLRTMQDTTLEQMLNTDQRRMIYVYDFFNLWTFFVELAEITEADDSTLYPNLMYVFGQIPAQAPETDFSGDEKDADDEFDEDDPFDDDYDIEDYEGLDFDENWN; from the coding sequence ATGATTTACCGTTTTCGCATCATTCTCGATACCGAAGAAGATATTTTTAGAGATATAGAAATTGAACAATCTGCTACTTTTGAAGATTTGCACAACAGCATAACTCAAAGTTTTGGATTTGATGGTACAGAAATGGCTTCCTTTTATGTGAGTGATGATGAGTGGACGCAAGGTGAAGAAATTGCTTTATTTGATATGAGCGATGCAGAAATACCTCTGCGCACTATGCAGGATACTACACTAGAACAAATGCTTAATACAGATCAAAGACGTATGATTTACGTGTATGACTTCTTTAATCTATGGACGTTCTTTGTTGAGCTTGCTGAAATTACCGAAGCTGATGACAGCACCCTATATCCTAATTTAATGTATGTTTTTGGGCAAATTCCGGCACAAGCTCCAGAAACCGATTTTTCCGGAGATGAGAAAGATGCAGACGACGAGTTTGATGAAGATGATCCCTTTGATGATGATTATGACATCGAAGATTATGAAGGTCTCGACTTTGACGAAAACTGGAATTAA